Proteins co-encoded in one Alphaproteobacteria bacterium genomic window:
- a CDS encoding 30S ribosomal protein S18: MAYERAERSDKFDRDGGDGAGAGRKVFFRRRKSCPLSGNAAPKIDYKDVKLLQRFVSERGKILPSRITSVSAKKQRALSRAIKRARNLALLPYVSQS; the protein is encoded by the coding sequence ATGGCCTACGAAAGAGCTGAACGCAGCGATAAATTTGACCGCGATGGTGGCGATGGCGCCGGCGCAGGTCGCAAAGTATTTTTCCGTCGCCGCAAATCCTGCCCACTATCAGGAAATGCTGCGCCAAAAATCGACTATAAGGATGTGAAGTTGCTACAACGCTTCGTATCCGAGCGTGGTAAAATTCTTCCTTCACGTATCACTTCGGTGTCGGCGAAGAAGCAACGCGCCCTTTCACGCGCTATCAAACGTGCTCGTAACCTTGCGTTACTGCCGTATGTTTCGCAATCCTAG